In one window of Leptospira sp. GIMC2001 DNA:
- a CDS encoding (2Fe-2S) ferredoxin domain-containing protein, which yields MATERFYDQHIFVCENHRGEGERPSCGVHNSEILKHLKQKPKTSKVRVQRAGCLDRCEEGPILVSYPEGKWFSLKTKEDADRFYEKYIRDNDFESVADLAVTQS from the coding sequence ATGGCAACTGAAAGATTCTACGATCAACATATTTTTGTCTGCGAGAATCATCGCGGTGAAGGAGAAAGACCTTCCTGCGGTGTTCACAATTCCGAAATCTTAAAGCATCTAAAACAAAAACCAAAAACATCAAAGGTTCGAGTTCAAAGAGCGGGCTGTCTAGATCGATGTGAAGAAGGTCCAATTTTGGTATCCTATCCAGAAGGAAAATGGTTCTCACTCAAGACAAAAGAGGATGCAGATAGGTTTTATGAAAAGTATATTAGAGATAATGACTTTGAATCTGTTGCAGATCTTGCTGTAACCCAAAGTTAA
- the gmd gene encoding GDP-mannose 4,6-dehydratase codes for MKKALITGITGQDGSYLTELLLAKGYEVHGIVRRTSLFNRGRIEHLHSNQNLKLHYGDMTDSSNLNRILEKVAPVEIYNLAAQSHVQVSFEVPEYTAEVDAVGTLRILDSIKQTGVKSRFYQASTSELYGLVQEVPQTEKTPFYPRSPYAVAKLYAFWAVVNYREAFNLHASNGILFNHESPRRGETFVTRKITLGVSAIKAGKMDRLVMGNIDSKRDWGYAPDYVEMMWMMLQQDQPDDYVVATNETHTVKEFIEESFKIVDIEIVWKGSGADEKGYDKKTNKLLVEIDPKYFRPTEVELLIGDPKKAKEKLGWVPKVKFKELVKIMMESDLKDQGITV; via the coding sequence ATGAAAAAAGCACTGATTACTGGCATTACTGGACAAGACGGATCGTATTTAACTGAATTATTATTGGCAAAAGGCTATGAGGTTCATGGAATCGTAAGAAGAACAAGCCTTTTCAATCGAGGACGAATTGAACACCTTCATAGCAACCAGAATCTTAAGTTGCATTACGGAGACATGACCGATTCCAGCAATTTGAATCGAATTCTAGAAAAAGTGGCGCCTGTTGAAATTTACAATTTGGCTGCTCAATCTCATGTTCAGGTTTCATTTGAAGTTCCAGAATACACAGCAGAAGTTGATGCTGTCGGAACACTACGTATTCTAGATAGCATCAAGCAAACAGGTGTCAAATCTCGCTTCTACCAAGCATCCACTTCTGAACTTTATGGACTAGTTCAAGAAGTTCCTCAAACGGAGAAGACTCCATTCTATCCAAGATCTCCGTATGCTGTCGCAAAATTATATGCGTTCTGGGCAGTTGTAAATTATAGAGAAGCGTTCAATCTGCACGCATCCAATGGAATTTTATTCAATCACGAATCACCTCGCCGTGGCGAAACGTTTGTGACAAGAAAGATCACACTAGGAGTTTCCGCTATTAAGGCTGGCAAAATGGATCGTCTAGTTATGGGAAATATCGACTCTAAAAGAGATTGGGGATATGCTCCTGACTATGTTGAGATGATGTGGATGATGCTTCAGCAAGATCAACCCGACGATTACGTCGTGGCTACGAACGAAACTCATACCGTAAAAGAATTCATAGAAGAGTCTTTTAAAATAGTCGATATCGAAATTGTCTGGAAAGGATCCGGTGCTGATGAAAAGGGATATGATAAGAAAACCAATAAATTATTGGTAGAAATCGATCCAAAATATTTCCGTCCGACAGAAGTTGAATTACTGATAGGTGATCCCAAGAAAGCAAAAGAAAAACTGGGTTGGGTTCCTAAAGTAAAATTCAAAGAATTGGTAAAAATCATGATGGAATCAGATCTAAAAGATCAAGGAATCACAGTTTAG
- the gcvH gene encoding glycine cleavage system protein GcvH, with protein MAETNAPQGYYFSEKHEWVKIEGNSATIGISDFAQLALGDIVYIDVPKVGKSVKQFESFGTIESVKAAEDLYSPITGEVSEVNPALESDPASINANPFEVWFIRVTGISDSELSKLMDASKYKEYVATLD; from the coding sequence ATGGCAGAAACAAACGCACCACAAGGTTATTATTTCTCAGAGAAACATGAATGGGTCAAAATTGAAGGGAATTCCGCAACGATTGGAATCAGCGACTTTGCACAACTTGCTCTCGGTGATATCGTTTACATAGATGTTCCAAAAGTTGGTAAATCTGTTAAGCAATTCGAATCATTCGGAACCATTGAATCTGTAAAAGCTGCAGAAGATTTATATTCTCCAATCACAGGTGAAGTTTCTGAAGTCAATCCCGCTCTTGAATCTGATCCAGCGTCTATCAATGCCAATCCGTTTGAGGTTTGGTTTATTCGAGTAACTGGAATCTCTGATTCTGAACTAAGCAAACTCATGGATGCGTCTAAGTATAAAGAATACGTTGCAACGTTAGACTAA
- the gcvT gene encoding glycine cleavage system aminomethyltransferase GcvT has translation MKKTPLNQIHRELGAKMVPFGGWDMPVQYKGIIAEHLSTRNDAGLFDVSHMGEIIIEGDPLEILKFLEFVTCNSVELLKDGQVQYNAIVNEQGGLVDDITLYKFSNSKYFICSNASNYETVYTHLLKYKTSNSFEIRNESDSWHQIAIQGPKANDIFANYLGHSLDSIAYYNFALMPFDNEEIIVSRTGYTGEDGFEIYTSIPSGIKLWNDLLSKYKDQGLVPVGLGARDTLRIEAKYPLYGHELTADRSPVESGIGWIVKEKSNPYLGYDRIIKDKKNGASKKTVGITLSEPGVLREEYPIYSMDGSEIGVTTSGTHSPSLKKSIGMALINKDHSADGKEIYVEIRGQRKKAIITTGKFIEGSVRKNK, from the coding sequence ATGAAAAAAACACCGCTCAATCAGATTCATAGAGAACTTGGAGCCAAAATGGTTCCATTTGGTGGATGGGATATGCCAGTTCAATACAAAGGGATCATCGCAGAACATTTATCCACAAGAAATGACGCGGGACTTTTTGATGTATCCCATATGGGAGAAATCATTATCGAAGGTGATCCTTTGGAAATTTTAAAATTCCTAGAGTTCGTAACTTGTAACAGCGTTGAGCTATTGAAGGATGGACAAGTTCAGTACAATGCTATCGTAAATGAGCAAGGTGGACTGGTAGATGATATAACTTTATACAAATTTTCCAATTCCAAATACTTCATATGTTCAAATGCATCCAATTATGAAACAGTTTATACACATTTATTGAAATATAAGACTTCTAATTCTTTTGAAATTAGAAATGAATCAGACTCTTGGCACCAGATTGCGATCCAAGGTCCAAAAGCAAATGATATATTCGCTAACTATCTTGGTCACTCACTTGATTCAATTGCTTACTATAATTTTGCCCTTATGCCTTTTGATAATGAAGAGATCATCGTATCTCGTACTGGCTATACAGGTGAAGATGGTTTCGAAATCTATACTTCCATTCCTTCAGGAATAAAATTATGGAATGATCTATTATCCAAATACAAAGACCAAGGATTGGTTCCAGTTGGATTGGGTGCCCGAGATACACTTCGAATCGAAGCAAAATATCCTCTTTATGGACATGAGCTCACAGCGGATCGAAGCCCTGTTGAATCCGGAATTGGATGGATTGTAAAAGAAAAATCAAACCCGTATCTAGGATATGATAGAATCATTAAGGATAAGAAAAATGGTGCATCCAAAAAAACAGTTGGTATAACTCTATCTGAACCTGGTGTTCTCAGAGAAGAATATCCAATCTATAGTATGGATGGTTCCGAAATTGGCGTCACTACTTCTGGCACACACTCTCCGAGTCTCAAAAAATCAATTGGAATGGCTCTCATAAATAAAGATCATTCAGCAGATGGGAAAGAAATTTATGTAGAAATTCGTGGTCAGAGAAAAAAAGCTATAATTACAACAGGAAAATTCATAGAAGGAAGTGTTCGTAAGAACAAATAG
- the gcvP gene encoding aminomethyl-transferring glycine dehydrogenase, whose translation MPQLSHPHLAETSDPLSISLQELLYRSDSFRDRHIGPSESERQEMLEYLGYSNLDDLIKDVVPSKILLNRKLNLPLPKGEKEVLRDLKEIVSKNKIFRSYIGMGYNSCVTPAVIQRNVLENPGWYTAYTPYQAEIAQGRLEALINFQTMITDLTGMDVSNASLLDEATAAAEAMTMCYQLRGDDSGNSFFVSQSVHPQTLEVLRTRANPLGIQIVVGSFKKITGSRDFFGSLVQYPSTDGTIHDYSKFVDSMHAFETKVIVAADLMALTVLKSPGEFGADAVVGCSQRFGLPLGFGGPHAGFMATRDEYKRLMPGRLIGASKDSQGNMAYRLSLQTREQHIRRDKATSNICTAQVLLAVISSFYAVYHGPQGLKKIATRIHKLTAVLAEGLERLGYTINSKPFFDTIKVDLEQLTAAEIMSYAEQRRINLRQFNQHSVGISLDETVTLQDVQDILEVFHKGKSLPFSLEELVSSIEHHLPKELIRTSDYLTHPVFNSYHTETEMLRYIKRLEAKDLSLVHSMIPLGSCTMKLNSTTEMYPVTWPELGSIHPFAPASQTEGYRKIFGQLEKWLCEITGFAEVSLQPNAGSQGEYAGLLAIRGYHQSRNEVHRDICLIPISAHGTNPASAVMAGFKVVVVSCDENGNINIDDLREKAEKHKNELGALMVTYPSTHGVFEEGIIEICKIIHDNGGQVYMDGANMNAQVAITRPGDIGADVCHLNLHKTFCIPHGGGGPGVGPIGVAEHLVPFLPGHALIDNGTGITQGAVSSAPWGSASINVISWSYIAMMGEEGLNLATKTAILNANYMAKKLNNAYGVLYKGNAGLVAHECILDTRNLKKTSGVEAEDIAKRLMDYGFHAPTMSFPVPGTLMIEPTESESKSELDRFIDSMISIRAEITEIEEGKLDKMDNPLKGAPHTASMVINDGWNRKYPRQRAAYPLPFLVTNKFWPSVGRIDNVYGDRNLICTCLPISEYGN comes from the coding sequence ATGCCACAACTCAGCCATCCACATCTCGCAGAAACTTCTGATCCGCTATCTATTTCGCTGCAAGAGTTATTGTATCGAAGCGATTCATTCCGAGATCGGCATATTGGACCTAGTGAATCAGAAAGGCAAGAAATGTTAGAATACCTAGGATATTCTAATTTGGATGACTTGATCAAGGATGTCGTTCCTTCCAAAATTTTGTTGAACCGAAAATTGAATCTTCCACTTCCCAAAGGTGAGAAAGAAGTTCTTAGAGATCTAAAAGAAATCGTATCAAAGAATAAAATCTTTCGATCTTATATTGGTATGGGATACAACTCTTGTGTTACACCAGCTGTCATCCAGAGAAACGTATTAGAAAATCCAGGTTGGTATACTGCGTACACTCCGTACCAAGCTGAGATCGCTCAAGGTAGATTGGAAGCACTGATCAATTTCCAAACAATGATCACCGACTTAACTGGAATGGATGTATCAAACGCATCTTTACTTGATGAAGCAACCGCCGCAGCCGAAGCGATGACAATGTGTTATCAGCTTAGAGGTGATGATTCTGGAAATAGTTTCTTTGTATCTCAGTCTGTTCATCCGCAGACTTTAGAAGTTCTTAGGACAAGAGCCAATCCACTTGGTATTCAAATTGTTGTCGGTTCATTCAAAAAAATCACAGGTTCTAGAGATTTCTTCGGCAGTTTAGTTCAGTATCCTTCAACAGATGGAACTATTCACGACTATTCTAAGTTTGTTGATTCAATGCATGCATTTGAAACAAAAGTCATCGTTGCAGCGGACTTGATGGCATTAACCGTTTTGAAATCTCCTGGAGAATTTGGTGCAGACGCAGTAGTTGGTTGTTCACAAAGATTTGGTTTACCACTAGGTTTTGGTGGACCTCATGCCGGCTTTATGGCAACTCGTGATGAATACAAGAGACTCATGCCAGGAAGATTGATCGGAGCCTCCAAAGATTCACAAGGCAATATGGCTTACAGATTGTCTCTACAAACTCGCGAGCAACATATCCGTCGAGACAAGGCAACCAGTAATATTTGTACGGCACAAGTCTTACTTGCAGTAATCTCTTCATTCTATGCAGTCTATCACGGGCCGCAAGGACTAAAGAAGATCGCAACACGCATTCACAAGCTAACAGCTGTTTTGGCTGAAGGACTTGAAAGATTAGGATATACAATCAATTCAAAACCTTTCTTTGATACAATAAAGGTTGATCTGGAACAACTTACTGCAGCGGAAATTATGAGTTATGCTGAACAGAGAAGGATCAATCTTCGTCAATTCAATCAACATTCTGTTGGTATAAGCTTAGATGAAACTGTAACACTTCAAGATGTCCAAGACATTCTAGAAGTTTTCCATAAAGGCAAATCACTGCCCTTCTCACTTGAAGAATTGGTCTCAAGCATTGAACATCATCTTCCGAAGGAATTGATTCGAACCAGTGATTATCTAACGCATCCTGTTTTCAATTCCTATCATACAGAAACAGAAATGCTCCGTTATATCAAAAGATTGGAAGCTAAGGATTTATCACTCGTCCACTCGATGATTCCGTTGGGTTCTTGCACCATGAAACTGAACTCAACGACGGAAATGTACCCAGTCACATGGCCAGAGTTAGGTTCCATTCATCCATTTGCACCAGCGTCACAGACGGAAGGATATCGGAAAATTTTTGGTCAACTAGAGAAATGGCTCTGTGAAATTACAGGATTTGCAGAAGTCTCTCTGCAACCTAATGCTGGTTCGCAGGGAGAATATGCAGGATTGCTTGCTATTCGTGGCTATCATCAATCCCGTAACGAAGTCCACAGAGATATCTGTCTTATTCCCATTTCTGCTCACGGAACAAATCCCGCATCTGCTGTTATGGCTGGATTCAAAGTTGTCGTTGTCTCTTGTGATGAGAATGGTAATATCAATATTGATGATTTACGCGAGAAAGCTGAGAAGCATAAAAATGAGTTAGGTGCTCTTATGGTAACCTATCCTTCAACTCACGGAGTATTTGAAGAAGGAATCATTGAGATATGTAAAATCATTCATGATAATGGCGGACAAGTCTATATGGACGGAGCAAACATGAATGCCCAAGTTGCCATCACTAGACCTGGTGATATAGGTGCTGATGTCTGCCATTTGAATCTTCATAAAACATTTTGTATTCCTCATGGCGGTGGTGGACCCGGTGTAGGACCAATAGGTGTTGCCGAACACTTAGTACCCTTTTTGCCAGGACATGCTTTGATCGATAACGGAACCGGAATTACACAAGGTGCTGTTTCTTCAGCTCCTTGGGGATCTGCGAGTATCAATGTTATCTCTTGGTCTTATATAGCGATGATGGGTGAAGAAGGTTTGAATCTAGCTACAAAGACTGCGATTCTAAATGCCAATTATATGGCTAAGAAATTGAACAATGCGTACGGAGTTTTGTATAAAGGAAATGCCGGACTTGTTGCTCACGAATGTATTCTAGACACAAGAAATCTCAAGAAGACATCGGGAGTTGAAGCAGAAGACATCGCGAAACGACTCATGGATTACGGCTTCCATGCACCGACCATGTCCTTTCCTGTTCCAGGAACACTTATGATTGAGCCAACAGAAAGTGAATCCAAATCCGAGCTAGATCGATTTATTGATTCTATGATTTCTATCCGTGCAGAAATTACAGAAATCGAAGAAGGCAAACTCGACAAAATGGACAATCCACTAAAAGGAGCACCTCACACTGCTTCAATGGTAATCAATGATGGTTGGAATCGTAAGTATCCTAGACAAAGAGCTGCTTATCCGCTTCCATTCTTAGTCACAAATAAATTCTGGCCGAGTGTCGGAAGGATTGATAATGTCTATGGCGATCGAAATTTGATCTGTACTTGCCTCCCCATTTCTGAATATGGCAACTGA
- a CDS encoding sensor histidine kinase, with amino-acid sequence MASTRFKKCLPYYYIIVLIKIIFISFFFNSCQPNPRIGYPLANIGLLDLSGWNFNQKSEVPLNGDWEFYWNELYSEEKLANRSPENPQHYLFVPGVWNYKKPINDEIGGEGFATLRLQILLPPTEKDLAIRIPENFYSVHAIWINGIKKEWNGIPGRNPESTNFVEHDIGEYIVLDSRSVDLIIEIANFRGNTRWGGIRNPFYIMKINTLKSKIMRKHFYTFFIFSCILSIGVYHLSFFKNYSKDKLPLYFSIFCFIVSSYSLVTSTSWIIIMPKMGPNSLFQAEFILELLLTPTCFLFISYIFPKDLSKTVFRILMAIVSLFLIGIMIYPINKISSYYGYSLYIPIIFGTYILAMMIKAFVLKRKFSGLILFSITVLFIFMINDVLHGLINFLFLFPYSFPLGLLIFICIHSHIIAVRQAEAYSNAESLVVLQNKYNDQIRRQAEERSRIARDIHDSIGSEITAMMTQVRLDGDNPDTILAKVKTQLNYVLINIRDIVYLLGQEKKEYEILEGEILKYIERLKTTNRFIIHSNIEKVSQSLGMEKSLSTQRIFLEMMTNIIRHAKATEISIHLRKRPHRITLIVVNNGIPFAWNELDSSPSSVGIESIMLRSQKMSAKVQFFHKKGLNFGLLNIPVL; translated from the coding sequence ATGGCAAGTACCAGATTTAAAAAATGCTTACCATATTATTATATTATTGTTTTAATTAAAATAATATTCATTTCCTTTTTTTTTAATTCATGCCAACCCAACCCAAGAATTGGATATCCATTAGCTAATATTGGATTGCTCGATCTAAGTGGTTGGAATTTCAATCAGAAGAGCGAAGTTCCTCTCAATGGAGATTGGGAATTCTATTGGAATGAATTATATTCGGAAGAAAAACTGGCGAATCGCTCACCAGAGAATCCCCAGCACTATCTATTTGTTCCTGGAGTATGGAACTATAAGAAACCTATAAACGATGAGATCGGTGGAGAAGGATTTGCAACGCTTCGATTACAGATCCTCCTACCTCCAACAGAGAAGGATTTAGCAATTCGTATCCCGGAGAATTTCTACTCTGTGCATGCGATCTGGATTAATGGAATAAAAAAAGAATGGAATGGTATACCTGGACGAAATCCAGAAAGCACAAATTTCGTTGAACATGATATAGGTGAATATATTGTTTTAGATTCAAGATCAGTAGATCTTATTATTGAAATTGCCAATTTTAGAGGTAACACAAGATGGGGAGGAATTAGAAATCCATTTTATATAATGAAAATAAATACTCTAAAGTCAAAAATAATGAGAAAGCATTTTTATACTTTTTTTATTTTCAGTTGCATTCTCAGTATTGGAGTCTATCACCTTTCTTTTTTTAAAAATTATAGCAAGGACAAGCTACCGCTCTATTTTTCAATTTTTTGTTTTATCGTATCTTCCTATAGTCTAGTAACGTCAACTTCCTGGATAATCATCATGCCCAAGATGGGACCCAACTCACTTTTTCAAGCTGAGTTTATTTTGGAGTTACTTTTAACACCGACATGCTTTTTATTTATTTCTTATATATTTCCCAAAGATTTATCTAAGACAGTATTTAGAATCCTCATGGCTATTGTTTCATTATTTCTGATTGGAATCATGATTTACCCAATTAACAAAATTTCTTCCTACTATGGTTACTCATTGTATATCCCAATTATTTTTGGAACTTATATTCTTGCGATGATGATTAAAGCATTTGTACTGAAGAGAAAATTCTCAGGATTGATCTTGTTTTCAATTACCGTTTTGTTTATTTTTATGATCAATGATGTCCTACATGGTTTGATTAATTTTTTATTCTTATTCCCTTACAGCTTTCCTTTAGGACTTCTGATATTTATTTGTATCCATTCACATATTATTGCGGTTCGCCAAGCCGAGGCCTATTCCAACGCTGAGTCTCTTGTAGTATTGCAGAATAAATACAATGATCAGATCCGCCGGCAAGCTGAAGAACGAAGTAGAATTGCGCGTGATATTCATGACAGCATTGGGTCAGAGATTACTGCAATGATGACTCAAGTTCGTTTGGATGGTGACAATCCAGATACAATACTTGCGAAAGTAAAAACTCAATTGAATTATGTTCTTATAAATATTCGAGATATAGTTTATCTTTTAGGTCAAGAAAAGAAAGAATACGAAATATTAGAAGGTGAGATTCTCAAATACATTGAACGACTAAAAACAACGAACCGTTTCATCATACATTCAAATATAGAAAAAGTATCACAATCGTTAGGAATGGAAAAATCTCTTAGCACTCAGAGAATATTTCTTGAGATGATGACCAATATCATTCGACATGCAAAAGCTACGGAAATCTCCATACATCTTCGAAAGCGCCCGCATAGAATTACTCTGATCGTTGTGAATAATGGGATTCCTTTTGCTTGGAATGAATTGGATTCATCTCCATCCAGTGTTGGTATAGAAAGTATAATGCTCAGATCCCAAAAGATGTCTGCAAAAGTTCAATTTTTTCATAAAAAAGGACTGAATTTTGGATTATTGAATATTCCCGTTTTGTAA
- a CDS encoding patatin-like phospholipase family protein, with the protein MLKFLKSVELFKGLSLPALKSILRHIEERMVRNHDFLYYKGEASEHIYIIRYGEIVLEGFSGKNNIYLGPGDVISENSLLSGNAHSTSAYAVIDSLVYMIDGKAFMQIALKERALSQNIMKLLSSRMREHIELQPLKKYQPRRLFCHLPLDGMDDFQEKLNGLIAETSQIQTSSSVLIKISQFKGLSHEKFSEELSAIRKKSPLVHLYFDTPETCMDLPSIVLQSDLIIFWEKETDKNINEKENILNFWKTRIRNFNGRTVLYKIDSAVADIDSLRMHLGPDSFHKAFTKQDALARFLVSRTRGIALGGGGARSLAHIGLFKILHREGLHFDFVSGASFGAVVGALYARGDSLDSMELMIRKFFGGLESAFDPTLPFVSFFKGKKMRRMLKEAFGDLRIEELPIPFVTSAVDLQSGKEYVFDRGPVVEALIATMSLPGAFPPYFLGEKVLVDGGMVNNVPEDLVRAKGADIVLGVNVSPLQEAVSLKLFESRKASGKSLFRYVWDTIKYPPILKIMGRTITLEGREITRLKQLRMDLFLNFHLEEFQLFDFVRFSELIKKGESEANLYLEEIRKTLLPNKKF; encoded by the coding sequence ATGCTGAAGTTTTTGAAATCGGTAGAGCTTTTTAAAGGTTTATCACTTCCTGCATTAAAATCTATTCTTCGTCATATAGAAGAGAGAATGGTGCGTAATCATGATTTTCTCTATTACAAAGGTGAGGCATCTGAGCATATTTATATAATCCGATATGGTGAGATTGTCTTAGAAGGATTTTCTGGCAAAAATAATATCTACCTTGGACCAGGTGATGTAATCTCAGAGAATTCATTGCTTTCCGGAAACGCCCACTCCACTTCCGCCTATGCAGTAATAGATAGTTTGGTGTATATGATAGACGGTAAAGCCTTCATGCAGATCGCATTGAAAGAGAGAGCCTTATCCCAGAACATCATGAAACTCCTCTCAAGTCGGATGAGAGAACATATTGAACTACAACCTCTAAAAAAATACCAGCCAAGAAGACTTTTCTGTCATTTGCCATTAGATGGCATGGATGATTTCCAAGAAAAGTTGAATGGTCTTATAGCCGAAACATCTCAAATACAAACTTCCAGTTCAGTCCTTATAAAAATCTCTCAGTTCAAAGGACTCAGTCATGAAAAATTTTCAGAGGAACTAAGTGCGATTCGTAAAAAGTCTCCTCTTGTTCATTTGTATTTCGATACTCCTGAAACCTGTATGGATCTTCCATCAATTGTTCTTCAATCAGATCTAATCATTTTCTGGGAGAAAGAAACTGATAAAAATATAAACGAGAAAGAGAATATTCTAAACTTCTGGAAGACTAGAATTCGTAATTTTAACGGACGAACTGTATTGTATAAAATTGATTCAGCAGTAGCTGATATTGATTCTTTGCGAATGCATCTAGGACCAGATTCATTCCATAAAGCATTTACAAAACAAGATGCACTAGCTAGATTTCTTGTGTCTCGCACAAGAGGAATTGCTTTGGGCGGGGGTGGTGCAAGAAGCCTTGCGCATATCGGTCTATTCAAAATATTGCATAGAGAAGGCTTACATTTTGATTTCGTATCGGGAGCATCTTTCGGAGCAGTAGTAGGTGCACTCTATGCTCGCGGTGATAGTCTCGATAGCATGGAACTCATGATTCGCAAATTTTTCGGTGGCTTGGAAAGTGCATTTGATCCAACTCTTCCTTTTGTATCTTTTTTTAAAGGTAAAAAAATGCGACGGATGCTGAAGGAAGCATTTGGTGACTTAAGAATTGAAGAATTACCGATTCCTTTTGTAACATCCGCAGTGGATCTACAAAGTGGGAAAGAATATGTTTTCGATCGCGGTCCAGTTGTTGAGGCGCTCATTGCAACTATGAGTTTACCTGGAGCTTTCCCTCCTTATTTTCTCGGGGAAAAAGTTCTTGTCGATGGAGGAATGGTCAATAACGTTCCTGAGGATTTAGTCCGCGCAAAAGGCGCCGACATCGTGTTAGGTGTCAATGTATCACCCTTGCAAGAAGCTGTCTCACTCAAATTATTTGAGAGCAGAAAAGCATCAGGTAAATCATTATTTCGTTATGTATGGGATACTATTAAATATCCTCCCATATTGAAGATCATGGGTCGGACTATCACACTCGAAGGAAGAGAAATCACTCGCTTGAAGCAACTTCGGATGGATTTGTTTCTTAATTTTCACTTAGAAGAATTTCAATTGTTTGACTTTGTTCGGTTTAGTGAACTTATCAAGAAAGGTGAGTCCGAAGCAAATTTGTATTTAGAAGAAATCAGAAAAACTTTACTTCCTAATAAGAAATTCTAG
- a CDS encoding response regulator, producing the protein MATIKVSIVEDNEKVITNLSELFAQQSEFQLNEIYSDADSAVQNVFKNPPDILILDIGLPGKSGISILEELKLSVPDMKIVMYTVFEDEDNIIQAIKKGANGYLLKDTPLDLLIAELKVIQLGGSPLTPRIATRIIDEFNTKIPSAESDIEESNLLSNREKEVLNLVSLGLVYSDIADELDISPHTVSRHVENIYKKLNVHSKSQAIIRGRRLGIIQDGKYQI; encoded by the coding sequence ATGGCTACAATCAAGGTATCGATCGTTGAAGACAATGAGAAAGTAATTACCAATCTTTCAGAATTATTCGCTCAACAATCAGAATTTCAGCTTAATGAAATATACTCCGATGCTGACTCAGCAGTACAAAATGTTTTCAAAAATCCACCTGATATTCTAATCCTCGATATCGGATTACCCGGCAAAAGTGGAATATCCATTCTAGAAGAGTTAAAACTATCAGTTCCTGATATGAAAATTGTTATGTACACCGTTTTCGAAGATGAAGATAATATCATTCAAGCAATCAAGAAAGGAGCCAATGGCTATCTACTCAAAGATACACCTCTGGACTTACTAATCGCTGAATTGAAAGTAATTCAGTTAGGTGGCTCACCTCTCACTCCAAGAATTGCAACTCGAATAATTGATGAATTCAATACTAAAATTCCAAGCGCAGAAAGTGACATAGAAGAAAGCAATCTTCTCAGCAATCGTGAAAAGGAAGTCCTGAACTTGGTCTCACTTGGACTAGTCTATTCGGATATAGCAGATGAATTAGATATAAGCCCACATACAGTATCGCGTCACGTTGAAAATATTTATAAAAAATTAAATGTCCATAGCAAATCACAAGCGATAATACGCGGAAGAAGATTGGGAATTATTCAAGATGGCAAGTACCAGATTTAA